In Paenibacillus sp. 1781tsa1, one DNA window encodes the following:
- a CDS encoding copper amine oxidase N-terminal domain-containing protein, with the protein MKKVMSALAVSAMLMSALPTSVMDAAARISIYINDAELSSAQAPVMKGGRVLVPLRSIFEGLDAKVSYTNRTKTIVATRDDQEVTLTLGSKTAYINGEAISLDVPANTIKGNTMVPIRFVSEAFGEKVFWNSRNQRVDIKTTATPPVDETQYAAWNIYGSVSGSNGDGRDLTVSFTRPTSEKAVSAYRIMLVKTRDVNTFTESAASAVPSANYTSVTPNGSNPKLTLNAQTRDVNGDLLNSNETYRLYVLTVGNSSNNYKNALNWSSQALKLNIVKSTVQAVTSLRAADISDYGDGRDLEINFTQPSTTSNITYYRAFVVKAKDSSAFNLAAANKVSSANSTIIYKGNAAAVKSQLTSSTRDTSGDLIKSGTAYVVYILSVSTNTTTDSKLSAASSSLTLSVNTATSPVITQVRDNSDYGDGRDIQVSFNRSSDESKVANYRIFVVRNSVASSFNLTTASNLSSSLYYTVNKTGNNITTTLPSSMKDTSGYNVTNLQDYRIYVMAVGNQQNGYTNALSASSTVLRLTTNGNAGVISNLAVADIGDYGDGRDLRVSFNKAADESRISAYRVYVVRSANVGSFTLSAANASNNYTQVNKTGGNLSVTLPNYAVDTNGYTITNNIAYRVFVLSVNNNGNSSQNALSGYSSQITLTQNAAVTAPSGVVPSDIGDAGNGSDLRVTFNKSADETNVNHYRVFVVKAGSTFNLNTANALSSAYYRTVSKTGANQTVTLTSSSRSVDGELIRNDVAYQVYVMAVNNNASLANALSSPSGAITLTSNTAVAMASNVDVTVKAAAQASGDATDILVTFAKPLNVTGISNYAIMIVPSGQINSFNLNSAKSVLSLGNYLNLPKNESSTNVQPFAFTSDVNGTPIDSSKTYRVVVVSVSDSNTRESSLSVASKIFSVNAKQQQPVEVKAASLTATDATGAQGPAIKINLTPNVTEQGISQYKVFVVKNGSTFTPSVANGVNDTDRFQIFAKGSKGDLALTLSKDTDGDAIVAGTSYQVYVLSVADQQQATINALSAPASVQLAAAQQPATGSPASDTPVVDPNNTTSP; encoded by the coding sequence GTGAAGAAGGTAATGTCAGCGCTGGCTGTATCGGCCATGCTGATGTCCGCACTTCCAACGTCGGTTATGGATGCAGCTGCGAGGATCAGCATATATATTAATGATGCAGAGTTATCATCTGCTCAGGCACCTGTGATGAAAGGTGGACGTGTACTGGTTCCGCTTCGGTCGATATTTGAAGGATTGGATGCGAAGGTATCGTACACCAACAGAACCAAAACGATTGTTGCAACTCGCGACGATCAGGAAGTTACTCTGACCCTTGGTTCCAAAACGGCATACATCAACGGGGAAGCGATCTCGCTGGATGTACCTGCAAACACGATTAAGGGCAACACGATGGTTCCGATTCGTTTCGTCAGTGAAGCTTTTGGGGAGAAAGTATTCTGGAACTCGCGCAATCAACGTGTAGATATCAAGACAACGGCAACGCCACCAGTGGATGAGACACAATATGCTGCATGGAACATCTATGGTTCGGTATCTGGAAGTAACGGGGATGGTCGTGACCTGACCGTGAGCTTCACACGTCCAACTTCGGAGAAGGCGGTCTCTGCTTACCGGATTATGTTGGTGAAAACACGCGATGTGAATACCTTCACGGAGTCGGCAGCATCGGCCGTACCTTCTGCAAACTATACATCTGTAACACCGAATGGCAGCAACCCGAAACTGACGCTTAATGCACAGACGCGTGACGTGAACGGGGATTTGCTTAACAGCAATGAAACGTACCGCCTGTATGTACTGACTGTTGGTAACAGCAGCAATAATTATAAAAATGCATTGAACTGGTCTTCCCAGGCATTGAAGCTCAATATTGTGAAATCCACAGTACAGGCAGTTACAAGTCTGCGTGCCGCAGATATTAGTGACTATGGCGATGGCCGCGATCTGGAGATTAACTTCACGCAGCCGAGCACAACATCGAACATTACGTATTATCGTGCTTTTGTTGTTAAAGCGAAGGACTCTTCTGCGTTTAATCTGGCTGCAGCGAACAAAGTGTCCAGTGCAAACTCCACGATCATATACAAAGGCAACGCCGCTGCGGTCAAAAGTCAGTTGACTTCTTCGACTCGGGATACGTCCGGCGATTTGATCAAGAGCGGTACAGCGTATGTAGTGTACATCCTGTCCGTAAGCACAAATACAACAACAGACAGCAAGCTGTCCGCAGCATCCTCTTCACTTACATTGTCCGTGAACACAGCAACGTCTCCGGTAATTACGCAGGTAAGAGACAACTCGGATTATGGAGATGGTCGTGACATTCAAGTGAGTTTCAACCGTTCATCGGATGAGTCCAAGGTAGCGAACTATCGCATCTTCGTGGTGCGTAACTCGGTAGCCAGCAGTTTCAATCTGACGACAGCAAGCAATCTGTCCTCCAGTCTGTACTATACGGTGAACAAAACAGGCAACAACATTACAACGACATTGCCTTCATCCATGAAGGATACAAGTGGTTATAACGTAACGAATCTGCAAGATTATCGCATCTACGTGATGGCAGTGGGCAATCAGCAAAATGGATACACCAATGCGCTGTCAGCTTCCTCCACTGTGCTGAGACTTACAACGAACGGTAACGCGGGAGTGATTAGCAACCTGGCTGTTGCGGATATTGGTGACTACGGTGATGGCCGTGATCTGCGGGTGTCTTTCAACAAAGCTGCGGATGAATCCAGAATCTCTGCCTACCGTGTATATGTCGTTCGTTCCGCTAATGTGGGCAGCTTCACACTAAGCGCAGCTAATGCGTCGAACAACTATACGCAGGTGAACAAAACGGGTGGCAACCTGTCCGTTACGCTTCCGAACTATGCGGTAGATACCAATGGTTATACCATTACCAATAACATTGCTTATCGGGTATTCGTGCTGTCGGTGAATAACAACGGAAACTCCAGTCAGAATGCGTTGTCTGGTTACTCTTCGCAGATTACGCTGACACAGAATGCGGCTGTAACAGCTCCGAGCGGTGTGGTGCCATCTGATATTGGGGATGCTGGAAATGGTAGTGATCTGCGTGTGACGTTTAATAAATCTGCGGATGAGACAAATGTAAATCATTATCGGGTGTTTGTAGTGAAGGCGGGTAGCACGTTTAATCTGAACACAGCGAATGCATTGAGCAGCGCGTATTACAGAACCGTCAGTAAAACGGGAGCTAATCAGACTGTTACTTTAACAAGTAGTTCCAGATCTGTGGACGGTGAACTGATTCGTAATGATGTGGCCTACCAAGTATATGTGATGGCTGTGAATAACAATGCTTCTCTGGCGAATGCATTGTCATCGCCTTCCGGCGCAATCACACTGACTTCGAATACTGCTGTAGCGATGGCGAGCAATGTGGACGTAACTGTGAAGGCAGCAGCGCAGGCATCGGGGGATGCAACTGATATTCTGGTTACTTTTGCTAAGCCTCTTAACGTCACTGGAATATCCAACTATGCAATAATGATAGTGCCATCAGGACAGATCAATTCATTTAATTTAAATTCAGCTAAGTCTGTTTTATCATTGGGTAACTACCTCAATTTACCTAAGAATGAGTCAAGTACGAACGTACAGCCTTTTGCATTTACATCAGATGTTAACGGAACTCCAATTGACTCTAGCAAAACCTATCGGGTCGTTGTTGTATCAGTGTCTGACAGCAACACACGTGAGTCTAGTCTCTCCGTGGCTTCGAAAATCTTTAGTGTGAATGCGAAACAGCAGCAACCAGTTGAAGTGAAGGCCGCAAGCCTTACTGCAACCGATGCAACTGGAGCTCAAGGACCTGCAATAAAAATTAATCTTACTCCGAATGTAACTGAACAAGGAATTTCCCAATATAAAGTTTTTGTTGTGAAAAACGGCTCTACGTTTACTCCTTCTGTGGCAAACGGTGTAAACGATACTGATCGCTTCCAAATTTTTGCAAAAGGATCTAAAGGAGATTTGGCACTGACCCTTTCGAAAGATACAGATGGCGATGCAATTGTTGCTGGAACGTCTTATCAAGTGTATGTCTTGTCTGTTGCGGATCAACAGCAAGCGACGATTAACGCTTTATCCGCTCCTGCCTCAGTGCAATTGGCAGCTGCTCAGCAGCCAGCAACAGGTAGTCCAGCTTCTGATACCCCAGTGGTAGATCCAAATAATACAACATCACCATAA
- the ilvA gene encoding threonine ammonia-lyase IlvA — MKPVEQEPTGTTNPGRASVGMEDIVRAHHVLREVIVRTPLQRDAVLSAKYNCNVYLKREDLQVVRSFKIRGAYNMIRSLTPAEMEKGIVCASAGNHAQGVAFSCNALGINGKIFMPSTTPNQKVKQVRRFGGSNVEVVLIGDTYDDAYAEAMRACDEQGMTFIHPFDQPKIIAGNGTVAMEIMESLDENADYVFVTIGGGGLAAGVGTYMKTVSPETRIIGVEPLGAASMSEAMFRKQVVTLDDIDKFVDGAAVKRVGDLTYDICSSILDDIVKVPEGKACTTILELYNENAIVVEPAGSLAVAALEQYREQIVGKTVVCVISGGNNDIDRMQEIKERSLIYEGLKYYFMVNFPQRAGALREFLEEVLGKNDDITRFEYTKKHDKENGPALVGIELMYKEDYHPLIERMNRKGIAYTELNKNLNLFNMLI, encoded by the coding sequence ATGAAACCAGTTGAACAAGAACCAACGGGAACCACAAATCCCGGTCGTGCCAGTGTTGGCATGGAAGATATCGTGCGCGCACATCATGTGCTGCGTGAGGTCATTGTAAGAACGCCGTTGCAGCGGGACGCTGTATTGTCGGCCAAATATAACTGTAATGTGTATCTGAAAAGGGAAGACCTTCAAGTGGTGCGCTCGTTCAAAATTCGGGGTGCCTATAATATGATTCGCAGTCTGACACCAGCCGAGATGGAGAAGGGTATTGTCTGTGCAAGTGCGGGCAACCATGCTCAGGGTGTCGCTTTTAGCTGTAATGCCCTTGGGATTAATGGGAAAATCTTCATGCCGAGTACAACCCCGAACCAAAAGGTGAAGCAGGTAAGACGTTTTGGTGGCAGTAACGTTGAAGTGGTGCTGATCGGGGATACGTATGATGATGCCTATGCAGAAGCGATGCGTGCATGTGACGAACAGGGCATGACGTTCATCCATCCTTTTGATCAACCGAAGATTATTGCAGGTAATGGTACGGTAGCGATGGAAATCATGGAAAGTCTCGATGAGAATGCCGACTATGTGTTCGTGACGATTGGTGGCGGAGGACTGGCAGCCGGCGTGGGAACCTACATGAAGACCGTGAGTCCAGAGACACGCATCATTGGAGTTGAGCCACTTGGTGCAGCTTCCATGAGTGAGGCGATGTTCCGCAAACAGGTTGTGACGCTGGATGATATTGATAAATTCGTGGATGGCGCAGCGGTGAAACGGGTTGGTGACCTTACCTATGATATCTGCAGCAGTATACTTGATGACATTGTGAAAGTGCCGGAAGGCAAAGCCTGCACAACCATTCTGGAGCTCTATAATGAAAATGCGATCGTGGTCGAGCCTGCCGGTTCGTTGGCTGTTGCGGCGCTGGAGCAGTATCGTGAGCAAATTGTGGGCAAGACGGTGGTCTGCGTCATTAGTGGCGGGAACAACGATATTGATCGGATGCAGGAGATCAAAGAACGTTCTCTCATCTACGAAGGTCTGAAGTATTATTTTATGGTTAATTTCCCACAGCGTGCAGGAGCTTTACGTGAATTCCTGGAGGAAGTTCTAGGGAAGAATGATGATATCACCCGGTTTGAATATACGAAAAAGCATGATAAGGAAAATGGCCCTGCCCTGGTGGGCATTGAGCTCATGTACAAGGAAGATTACCATCCCCTGATTGAACGTATGAATCGCAAAGGTATCGCCTATACCGAGCTGAACAAAAATTTGAATCTGTTCAACATGTTAATCTGA
- a CDS encoding GNAT family N-acetyltransferase, whose product MQSDHQETSPLIRPARIEDADQVIPLLVQAIGDIAYALAGEADHEKAMQILQAFYVQEDNRISYRHVTVMEQDGLIAGILVAYDGGEADLLDQPILNRPGRSRDEKYTLVKETRPGEYYLDTLSVSEAYQGQGIGRALMAAFEQQGRDLGHSQVSLIVEQDNGRALMLYERQGYVKDDVIVIGGHEYNHMVKPIQ is encoded by the coding sequence ATGCAATCAGATCACCAAGAAACATCTCCTCTAATCAGACCTGCGCGGATAGAAGATGCTGATCAGGTCATTCCATTGTTAGTTCAGGCGATAGGAGATATTGCTTACGCGCTTGCGGGTGAGGCGGATCATGAGAAGGCAATGCAGATTTTGCAGGCGTTCTATGTACAGGAAGACAATCGGATTAGCTATCGTCATGTGACAGTGATGGAGCAGGATGGACTGATCGCAGGAATTCTTGTAGCCTATGATGGCGGTGAAGCGGATCTTCTGGACCAGCCGATTCTGAATCGCCCTGGACGAAGTCGGGATGAGAAGTATACTTTGGTTAAAGAAACCCGCCCGGGTGAGTATTATCTGGATACTCTCTCGGTAAGTGAAGCTTATCAGGGGCAGGGCATCGGCCGGGCACTGATGGCTGCTTTTGAGCAGCAGGGCAGGGATCTGGGGCACTCCCAGGTATCCCTGATTGTAGAACAGGACAACGGCCGTGCGCTAATGCTCTATGAACGGCAGGGATATGTCAAAGACGATGTCATTGTCATCGGAGGACATGAGTATAATCATATGGTCAAACCGATTCAATAG
- a CDS encoding glycoside hydrolase family 3 C-terminal domain-containing protein gives MERNIKELVQRMTLEEKAGMCSGLDFWHLKGVERLGIPSIMVTDGPHGLRKQDGSADHLGLTSSVPATCFPSAAGLASSWDKELARQVGVALGEECQAEDVAVLLGPGVNIKRSPLGGRNFEYFSEDPLLSTQMATGHIQGVQSQGVGTSLKHFAVNNQEERRMSIDAVVDERTLREIYLASFEGAVKDGQPWTVMCSYNKVNGTYAGENEWLLTDILKDEWGHEGLVVSDWGAVNERADALAAGLELEMPTSGGIGERKVIDAVESGQLPLDKLDRAVERLLTLIFNAVDQKKEGATYNKDEHHQLARKVAAESMVLLKNEEGLLPLGREGEVALIGAFARKPRFQGGGSSHINPTKVDDIVEEMTQVAGEGVTFSYAPGYRLEADDVDETLMHEAVQAAQSADTAVVFVGLPDRYESEGYDRVHLRLPDNHIRLIEEIAKVQSRMVVVLSNGSPVEMPWLPQVQAVLEAYLGGQAVGGAIADLLYGEVNPSGKLAETFPAKLSHNPSYLNFPGEGDRVDYREGIFVGYRYYDKKELEPLFPFGYGLSYTTFEYADLKVDRTELTDHDEVNVQVRVTNTGDRAGKEIVQLYVSDVESTVIRPVKELKAFAKVALEPGESKLVSFTLNKRSFAYYNVDIKDWHVETGEFEIQVGSSSRDIHVHTRVNVESTATFLPTYTRNSTLGDIQRDPAHKKLLEQALQQFQEASGFGGDDAGDHADMMDAMMKYMPLRALVAFSGGAMTEEAMNELLEQLNKKDHGIRG, from the coding sequence GTGGAACGTAACATCAAGGAACTGGTACAGCGGATGACACTGGAGGAAAAAGCGGGTATGTGCTCGGGACTGGACTTTTGGCATCTGAAAGGGGTGGAGCGTCTTGGCATCCCATCCATCATGGTGACGGACGGACCTCACGGGCTGCGCAAGCAGGATGGGAGTGCAGATCATCTAGGACTTACGTCGAGCGTACCTGCAACCTGTTTTCCGTCTGCGGCAGGACTGGCTAGTTCATGGGACAAGGAGCTGGCGCGTCAGGTCGGGGTGGCCCTGGGTGAGGAATGTCAGGCCGAGGATGTAGCGGTATTGCTTGGTCCGGGTGTGAATATTAAACGTTCCCCGCTGGGCGGGCGTAATTTTGAATACTTTTCCGAAGATCCGTTGTTATCTACGCAGATGGCTACCGGTCATATTCAAGGTGTGCAGAGTCAGGGTGTGGGTACGTCTCTCAAACACTTTGCAGTCAATAATCAGGAAGAACGACGCATGTCGATTGATGCGGTGGTGGATGAACGGACGCTACGTGAGATCTATCTGGCGAGCTTCGAAGGTGCGGTGAAGGATGGACAGCCGTGGACGGTGATGTGTTCCTACAATAAGGTGAACGGTACGTATGCTGGTGAGAATGAATGGTTGCTTACCGACATCCTGAAAGACGAATGGGGTCACGAAGGTCTTGTGGTATCAGACTGGGGTGCGGTCAATGAACGTGCAGACGCCCTTGCAGCAGGACTGGAACTGGAGATGCCAACAAGCGGTGGAATCGGTGAGCGTAAAGTAATCGATGCCGTAGAGAGCGGACAACTGCCGCTGGACAAGCTGGATCGGGCGGTGGAGCGTCTGCTTACGCTGATCTTCAATGCCGTTGATCAAAAGAAAGAAGGGGCTACATATAACAAGGATGAGCATCACCAACTTGCGCGCAAGGTGGCAGCCGAGAGTATGGTTTTGTTGAAAAATGAAGAAGGTCTCCTGCCGCTGGGCCGTGAAGGCGAAGTGGCGTTAATCGGAGCATTTGCGCGTAAACCTCGCTTCCAGGGCGGCGGCAGTTCACACATTAATCCGACCAAAGTGGATGATATTGTGGAAGAGATGACCCAGGTGGCTGGCGAAGGTGTAACCTTCTCGTATGCCCCAGGTTATCGGCTTGAAGCGGATGATGTGGATGAGACATTAATGCATGAGGCTGTTCAGGCAGCGCAGTCGGCGGATACCGCTGTTGTGTTTGTTGGATTGCCAGATCGTTATGAATCCGAAGGGTATGATCGTGTCCATCTGCGTCTGCCTGACAATCATATTCGACTGATTGAAGAGATTGCGAAGGTTCAATCCCGTATGGTCGTTGTGCTGAGCAACGGATCTCCAGTGGAGATGCCTTGGCTGCCGCAAGTACAAGCTGTGCTTGAAGCGTATCTTGGTGGACAGGCGGTTGGTGGAGCGATCGCAGATCTGTTGTATGGTGAGGTGAATCCGTCCGGTAAACTGGCGGAGACGTTCCCAGCCAAGCTGAGCCATAATCCATCTTATCTGAATTTTCCGGGCGAAGGCGATCGTGTCGATTATCGGGAAGGCATCTTTGTTGGATATCGCTATTATGACAAAAAAGAACTGGAGCCCCTGTTCCCGTTTGGTTATGGACTAAGTTATACAACATTTGAATATGCTGACCTGAAGGTAGACCGCACGGAACTGACTGATCATGATGAGGTGAATGTGCAAGTTCGGGTCACTAATACCGGAGACAGAGCGGGCAAGGAGATTGTACAGCTGTATGTTAGCGACGTAGAGAGCACAGTTATTCGTCCGGTCAAAGAACTGAAGGCTTTTGCCAAAGTAGCGCTTGAACCTGGAGAGTCAAAATTAGTGAGTTTTACACTAAATAAGCGTTCATTCGCCTATTACAATGTAGATATCAAGGACTGGCATGTGGAGACAGGAGAGTTCGAGATTCAGGTGGGCAGCTCCTCTCGGGACATTCATGTGCATACACGGGTGAATGTCGAGTCTACAGCGACATTCCTTCCCACTTATACGCGTAATAGCACATTGGGTGATATCCAGCGTGATCCGGCGCATAAGAAGCTATTGGAACAGGCTTTGCAGCAATTCCAGGAGGCCAGTGGATTTGGCGGTGATGATGCGGGTGATCATGCAGATATGATGGATGCAATGATGAAATATATGCCGCTGCGTGCACTGGTTGCGTTTAGCGGTGGGGCCATGACGGAGGAAGCGATGAATGAGCTTCTGGAGCAGCTAAACAAGAAGGATCATGGTATTCGGGGATAA
- a CDS encoding alpha/beta hydrolase — protein sequence MKHIYKAGAQPDAPTILLLHGTGGTENDLIGLAEMIAPGAGILGVRGNVSENGMPRFFRRLAEGIFDEEDLIARTAELGSFVDAAAAEYGFDRSNVYALGYSNGANIAASLIFHQADVFKGAILHHPMVPLRGLELPDLKGLPVFIGAGENDPIVPRRETEELASLLSGAGADVNTYWERQGHQLTRTEAEAAAAWFKTQA from the coding sequence ATGAAACATATCTATAAAGCAGGTGCTCAGCCGGATGCTCCAACAATCCTGTTGCTTCATGGCACAGGGGGAACCGAGAACGATCTGATCGGTCTTGCGGAGATGATCGCGCCAGGAGCTGGCATACTTGGGGTGCGAGGTAACGTATCGGAGAACGGGATGCCCCGTTTCTTCCGCCGCTTGGCGGAAGGTATTTTTGATGAAGAAGATCTGATTGCTCGTACGGCAGAGTTGGGATCTTTTGTAGATGCAGCTGCGGCGGAATACGGTTTCGATCGGTCCAACGTGTATGCACTGGGTTACTCTAACGGTGCCAACATTGCGGCAAGCTTGATCTTCCATCAAGCGGATGTATTCAAAGGTGCAATTCTGCATCATCCAATGGTACCGCTGCGCGGACTGGAATTGCCGGATCTGAAAGGTCTGCCTGTGTTCATTGGTGCAGGCGAGAACGATCCGATTGTACCCAGACGTGAAACTGAGGAACTTGCTTCGCTGCTCAGTGGTGCAGGTGCGGATGTAAACACGTATTGGGAGCGCCAGGGTCATCAGTTGACTCGTACCGAGGCAGAAGCCGCGGCAGCTTGGTTTAAGACGCAGGCGTAA
- a CDS encoding DUF1129 family protein yields MGISYKKLKEIQNRQITEMSRMTPEHVKLYDEISTIARHAPADERTQEEWILSAGKAIVQAQRDNKPARELYGPDLEQDIHAQLGITDTAPKKTAAAEVDTSSPTFGNSPAASSKKKDNVAEPQPTENAEPAKRTPKWYAMIAWAAISFVMLIQGCAGLFVGWTGGDTEPFQHISLFSLIVAAVGGIALVEMLRRLAERPDDEGADRNKIPKVNIRGIVIYIVVVILVLFVGYPLRDKLPVFALAPWVSTVIGIVGLATLRPLFGQKKTA; encoded by the coding sequence TTTCCTATAAGAAACTGAAAGAAATACAGAATCGGCAAATAACCGAGATGAGTCGTATGACACCTGAACATGTGAAGTTGTATGACGAGATCAGCACCATTGCGCGTCATGCGCCAGCGGACGAGAGAACACAGGAAGAATGGATTCTCTCCGCAGGAAAAGCAATCGTACAGGCTCAGCGGGATAACAAACCCGCTCGCGAGCTATACGGACCTGATCTGGAACAAGACATCCATGCACAGCTCGGGATAACAGATACAGCACCGAAGAAAACGGCTGCCGCTGAGGTCGATACATCCAGTCCAACCTTTGGTAATAGTCCAGCAGCTTCATCGAAAAAGAAAGACAACGTTGCAGAACCACAACCAACGGAGAATGCTGAACCAGCGAAACGGACACCCAAGTGGTATGCCATGATCGCTTGGGCGGCAATATCTTTTGTCATGTTAATCCAAGGTTGTGCGGGACTGTTCGTGGGTTGGACTGGCGGGGATACGGAACCGTTCCAACACATCAGTCTATTCTCCTTAATCGTAGCGGCCGTTGGCGGAATCGCATTGGTGGAGATGCTCCGCCGCCTTGCTGAGCGTCCAGATGATGAAGGAGCCGACAGAAACAAGATACCTAAGGTCAATATTCGGGGGATCGTCATCTACATCGTAGTTGTGATACTCGTGCTGTTTGTCGGGTATCCGCTCCGTGATAAACTTCCGGTATTCGCACTAGCTCCATGGGTGAGTACAGTGATCGGCATTGTGGGGCTTGCAACGTTAAGACCTTTATTCGGTCAAAAGAAAACAGCATAA
- a CDS encoding alpha/beta hydrolase, giving the protein MNRNPSSHTFGSSAFVQTRDGRKLHYMSRGTGELTVVFESGMGASRSAWGLVAPAVAEHARAVVYDRAGAGRSDVDSAPRSLERIAEDLGELLTALGPGPFILVGHSWGGPIVRAAAAANPSRLRGIILVDPSDEHCDMYFSKLTKKSFAINGFIIPIMARTGLYKLLGSKAGSIQPDDVAADHLKEDFTVHAASTMLAEGRTFLNDMAALLEHPPALGNLEVSVISGTKPGKGEGKIRPALITAHRQTVSQLSNARWIGANQSGHMVIYTDPQVIIDEIVRMINEVSLGARTDQK; this is encoded by the coding sequence ATGAATCGTAACCCTAGCTCACATACGTTTGGTTCAAGTGCGTTTGTTCAGACCCGCGATGGTCGCAAACTACATTATATGTCCAGGGGAACAGGAGAACTTACGGTTGTATTTGAGTCCGGTATGGGCGCCTCCAGATCAGCCTGGGGGTTGGTTGCACCCGCCGTTGCTGAGCATGCACGTGCTGTCGTGTATGACAGGGCAGGGGCAGGACGAAGTGATGTCGACTCGGCTCCCCGCAGCCTTGAACGCATTGCAGAGGACCTTGGGGAATTGCTGACAGCACTGGGCCCGGGCCCATTCATTCTTGTGGGACATAGCTGGGGAGGTCCGATTGTACGGGCTGCGGCAGCTGCAAATCCCTCTAGATTACGAGGCATTATTCTGGTAGATCCATCAGACGAGCATTGCGATATGTATTTCTCCAAACTTACTAAAAAGAGCTTTGCCATCAATGGTTTCATTATTCCAATTATGGCGCGTACAGGCTTATATAAGTTGCTCGGTAGCAAAGCTGGAAGCATTCAGCCTGACGATGTGGCGGCGGATCATCTCAAAGAGGATTTCACTGTACACGCAGCCAGCACGATGCTTGCGGAGGGCAGAACATTTCTGAATGACATGGCAGCGCTGCTGGAACATCCTCCGGCTCTGGGTAATCTGGAAGTCAGCGTGATCTCGGGTACGAAACCGGGCAAGGGAGAGGGGAAAATCAGACCTGCTCTCATCACGGCGCATCGCCAGACGGTGAGCCAGTTATCCAATGCGAGATGGATTGGGGCGAATCAATCGGGACATATGGTTATATATACAGACCCTCAAGTCATTATCGATGAAATTGTACGAATGATAAATGAAGTGAGCTTAGGCGCAAGAACAGATCAAAAGTGA
- a CDS encoding AraC family transcriptional regulator — translation MLAFRLTGQPDSRLPLYLYCVGTQEEKVLHRPDGFPVYQLFLSGGGEGQFRIPGKGTWTMGAGQVFIVEPGIAHEYVPRSKSKGELGYIGIGGASAGSILHSAGLLQNEPYPISGFDIIWSRLADLWHALDQGATEMWNTSTLIYQLILDIAQSKTPSAVDIGSVGPSKEQAVTRSNRESDMGKEALIRAVALMHTHYQDDLLLRHVADAVGYSVQHLNRLFHHHYGVTGHQYMQRLRLQKASDWLNKHPSASVREAAENIGMEVNYFIRMFKREFGETPGKGIKHRHQLQMEKDLTNS, via the coding sequence ATGCTTGCGTTTCGTTTGACGGGCCAGCCGGATTCCCGGTTGCCGCTGTACCTGTATTGTGTGGGCACGCAGGAAGAGAAAGTTCTGCATAGACCGGATGGATTTCCGGTGTATCAGTTGTTTTTGTCAGGCGGCGGTGAGGGGCAGTTCAGGATTCCGGGAAAAGGGACATGGACCATGGGAGCAGGACAGGTATTCATCGTGGAACCTGGGATTGCGCATGAGTATGTGCCTCGTTCCAAATCCAAAGGAGAACTGGGTTATATCGGTATTGGCGGTGCATCTGCTGGATCGATACTTCATAGCGCGGGTTTGCTTCAGAACGAGCCGTATCCCATCTCCGGTTTTGACATCATCTGGTCGCGGTTAGCAGATCTCTGGCACGCACTGGATCAAGGAGCAACAGAGATGTGGAACACATCAACCCTGATCTACCAGCTCATTTTGGATATAGCACAATCCAAAACTCCATCTGCTGTCGATATTGGAAGTGTTGGACCATCTAAGGAACAGGCTGTAACACGTTCGAATCGGGAGTCCGATATGGGCAAGGAGGCACTCATCCGGGCAGTGGCATTGATGCATACACATTATCAGGATGACCTGTTATTGAGGCATGTCGCTGACGCAGTGGGTTATTCGGTGCAGCATCTCAATCGATTGTTCCATCATCATTATGGCGTGACAGGACATCAATATATGCAGCGATTGCGGTTGCAGAAGGCTTCGGACTGGTTGAACAAGCATCCAAGTGCAAGCGTGCGAGAGGCGGCAGAGAACATCGGCATGGAAGTGAACTATTTTATCCGGATGTTCAAGCGGGAGTTTGGAGAAACACCAGGCAAAGGAATCAAACATCGGCACCAGCTCCAAATGGAAAAAGACCTCACGAATTCGTGA